The following DNA comes from Occultella kanbiaonis.
GTGGGAGAGTCAATGGGTCTGAACGCTCCAATCGCGTTAGGGTAAAGAAGTGAGCAGCGAGTCGGCCGGGGGCAGTGGTTCCCTACGCGTGATCCGCCGCCGCGCCCCCGAGGGTGCGCGCCATCCTGTTCCGTCCGCCGCGGACGATCAGCGGGTGGCCGTGGTGATCCCCGCCAAGGACGAGGCCGAGCGGATCGCTGCGACCGTGCGCGCGGTCCGGGCGATTCCGCACGTGGACCTGGTGCTCGTGGTCGATGACGGCTCCGAGGACGACACCCAGCACCTGGCCCGGGGTGCCGGCGCCGTGGTTGTCCGGCACTCCCACAACCGTGGCAAGGCCTCCGCGATGGAGACCGGCGCCGCCGTGGTGGCCATGCGCGATGCCGAGACCGGCCCGGCGCGGCTGCTGCTGTTCGTCGACGCCGACCTCGGTGCCACCGCCGTCAACGCGGCCCCGCTGGTACCGCCGGTGCTGCACGGCAAGGCGGACATGTCGATCGCGACCCTGCCGAAGCAGGCCGGTGCCGCCGGACGGGGCATCGTCACCGGCCTGGCGCGTCGCTCCATCCACGCGGCGACCGGGTGGGCGCCGGCCCAGCCGCTCTCCGGGCAGCGCTGCCTGACCCGGGCCGCCTTCGACGCGGCCACCCCGCTCGCCCGCGGCTGGGGTGTGGAGACCGGGATGACGATCGACGTGCTGCTGCAGGGCTTCGCCGTGGTGGAGGTGCCCTGCGACCTGCGGCACCGGGCCTCCGGCAGCGACCTGAAGGGCCAGCTGCACCGGGCTGCGCAGTACCGGGACGTGGCGATGGCCGTGGCCGCACGCCGCTTCCGTCACTACAAGCAGAAGGTCAGTCGGGACGACCCCGGCGAGGCACCCGGACCCTCCGGACAGGCTGGGCAGGCGGAGCCGCCGCAGTCCTGACCGGCTCGCCCGGCTCCTGGTTGGCCCGGATCAGGTCGGCCGGCTCGAGGGCGAGCATCCAGGTGGCACACGCGGCGAGCAGCAGTGGCACCGTGACGGACACCCCGATGGCCGGGATGGCGATCCCGGAGTCGTTGACCACCAGGCCGAGGCCGAGGGCAACACCGATCGCGATGATGCCCGGCGGCAGCATCGGGGCGTCCCGGCCCATCCGGGAGATCGGGGTGCCGGCGGAGAGCCAGTCGTACCCGCCACCACCGGGTGAGGTGATCGCGCCACGGATCGGCCGGGCCAGCACGAACACGACGGTCAGCACGCCGCAGATGGCCAGGATCGTCAGCGGCCGGTTTCCGAACAGGATCGTGATGTTCTGGTCCAGCTTGCGGGCGATCACCGGCCACAGGCCGCCGTCGAGCACCGTCTGGAAGAACCGGCCCAGGTGGGTCCGGTCATCGGCCGGCCGCAGCCAGTCGATGAACGCGAGGCTGATCGTCGCGGCCGCCGCCACGGCGAGGACGCCGAGGACCCGCTTCCAGGTGAGCCTGATGCCCGCCGCCATGAGCGCCAGCAGCCCGTACGCGGGCAGCAGCGCGGGCGGCCCGCCGAAGTCCGCGCCGATCCCCGGGGCGCCGTCGATGACCGCCGCACACACCCCGATCGCGAGCACGATCACCCCGGCGAGCTTGCGCCGTCCCGCCCGCACCAGCGGGTTCGCGACGGCGACCGTGACCAACAGGGTGGAGACGGTGAACAGCGCGAACGAGGTGTTGTTCATGCCGTAGAACCGGCCGGCCACGAGGGTCGGCACCCCCATGACGGCGGAGATCTGCAGGGTGGCGCCGGTGACCACGTCGACCGTGAGCACCGCCGCCGTGACCGCGGCGACCCAGGTGGCCGGGCCGAGGACGCGCCGGCGCCACGGACCCACGAGTGCGATCGCGACGATCAGGGCCACCCAGCCGAGCGTGATCACAGCCAGGCCGAGTGCCGGTGGCGTGCTGCGCCACCACGGCAGCAGGTTCGCCAGGAACGAGGAGACCGGCAGTGCGCCGATGGACAGCGCAACCACCCGGAGCAGCCGGAGCACCCCGGACCGGGCGACCACGAGGTTCTCGTCCGGCCGGCCACGCCGGCGGGGGAAGCGCCGGGCCAGGAACGCGCGGATCCGGGTCGCGGCCGGCCGCTTGAGGCCGAGCGCGACGGCGGCGAACAGGGCCAGGTTGAGGATCACGAGGATCAGGTAGTAGCTGGCCACGAGCGGGCGGACGGCCTGCGCGTGCAGTTCGTCGTCGAGCAGGACGTCGATGCGTTCCGCGGCGGTGCTCGAGTCGGGCAGCGCCCGCGCCGGTGCGCCGATGGTGACGCCGCTGGGGATCGCGGCCGTGATGCCCAGCAGCCCGGTGATCGTGGCCTGCTGGTCGGTGGCGAGCACGTAGCCGTCCTGCCGGGTGGAGGAGGACGTGAGCAGCGCCTGCTCCTGGTTCGCGCCGCTGACCGCCAGCACCCGCAGCCCCGGGCCGGACCCGGAGTCGGAGATCCCGGACAGGACGATCACCGGGTCGGTCCCGGAGTCCCGGATCCCTTGGATGATCGCGGCCACGTGCTCGTCCGCGACCTGGACCTGGTTGTCGTGGTACTGCTGGATGGTGACCGGGCCGGGTGCGTCCTGGACCTCGCCGGCGTCGATGACCACGAGCCGGGACCGTTCGAGGGCGATGGTGGTCTGGACGGTCCACTCCTGCGCGCCGGTGGGCCGGCGCATGTGATCGGCGGTCTGGCCGGCCGCGTCGGCGAGGGCGATCGCCGCACCCGGGCCGATGCTCGTCGCAGCGGTCTGCGTGGTCACCGCCGCGTCGCCGAGCAGCCCGAGCCGGGCGTCGAAGTTCTCCTCGGCGGCTGCGGCCTGGTAGTCGGCCCAGCCCGGCACCGACCCGTCCGGGTCGGGCTCGAGGAGGTCCCGGCACGGTCCCGACGCGTCTGCGGCGCGGGTGCCGGCGGAGATGGCGAGCCAGCCGTCCGCCGGGCAGGAGCTGGTCCGCACGCTACGGACCACGAGCGAGCCGACCGAGTCCTGGGACAGCGACCAGAGGGCGGGCGTCATCGGGGTCACGTCCGCCCAGGCCAGGCCGGCCACCCCGATCACCACGACGGGCCGGTCGGAGTCGACGTCCCGCGGCTGCCCGCCCGCCGGCGACGGCTCGACCGCCCCGGTGACCCCTGCGGAGGCGGCCGCGACCCGCGAAGCCGACGCTGCGCCGTCGGGCGTTGCGCCCGCGCCCGACGGTGGGGTGAACAGGAGCAGCACCACGGCACACAGCGCCACCACCAGGGCGCGCCACAGGCGCGCCACGGTGCGGGCGCTCGGTGCCCGCGTCGTCGCGGCGGCCGGGTTCGGAGTGCTCGAGGTCATCGAGGTTCAGCGTAGAGGCGCGATGCGGAGGAATCGTGCTCGGGTGCGGGGGATTGGTGCCGCCGGGCCCATCGGGAGGGTCCGTTCGGCACGGGTGTGATTGCGCTCTCGGCGATCCGTGGACATCGGCTCTAGCGCGCGTGGGAGCGGTCCGGTACTGTTGCGGCTTGAGGTTGCAGTGCATCGCACGTCTTGACGTCGACCTTCGCAGGTCGGCGTCGTTCTTCTTACCGGAGAGTGACGAACGACACCGTGGCCGCGAGCTCGACAAGCGGGCCCGCGACAACACTCCCGAAGGAGAACAATTATGACTACCGGAATCGTGAAGTGGTTCAACGCCGAGAAGGGCTTCGGCTTCATCGCCCCCGAGGATGGCAGCGCCGACGTGTTCGCGCACTACTCCGCCATCGCCACGAGCGGCTACCGCACGCTCGAGGAGAACCAGCGTGTCGAGTTCGAGGTGACGCAGGGCCCCAAGGGTCCCCAGGCCTCGGACATCCGTCCCGTCTGAGTCTGACTCGCGGGGCCGTCTGAGCCCCCCGTTCGAACTCTGCGAAGCGCACCATCCCCTCGGGGGTGGTGCGCTTCGCGCATTCCGGGCCCGTGGACCGCGCCGGATCCGCAGCCCAGGGGCGCCACGACCGGACGGTGAGGCCTCCAGCTAGTGGGTCCGTGCTCGAGCTAGTCGGACGCACGAGGCGATCTCGACGGTGAACCGACTAAGGATGCCGGGCGGTTTCCGGAACTGACGCCATCCCCTGGCTTGCGTCCCCGATGGTGTTCGTCCGCACGTACAGTCCGGCCGGCTCCACCCGCACCCGCAGCCCGACGGCCTCACCGATGAGATCGCCGTCGACCTGGACGTGCGCGGGCTCCTCGATGAGAACCCGGACCTGCTTGCCGCGCCAGAACTCGATGGTGCTCGGACTGTTCGGCAGCTGCCGGCGGATCCCGAGGCCCTGCCCGACGACCTGCCCGAACAACGATGCCCAGCCGAACAGCCCGCCCCGGGTGTCCAGGGCCGCGATGTCGAGCCAGCCGTCGTTGATCTGGGCGTCCGGCAGCAGCACGATCCCGCCGGGCAGGCGGCCGCAGTTCGCGAACAGCAGGCTGCGTAGCCGCAGGTGCTGGCCCGGTGCCTCGTCAACGGTCATCCGGAGCCGGACCTTGCGCCCGTGCAGGTGTCTGGCACCGGCCAGGAAGTACGCGAACCAGCCCACCCGGGCCTTGAGCTGGTCGCCCGCCCCGGCCACCATCGCCGCGTCGAACCCGACGCCCGCCATCACCAGGAACAGGTGCTCGTCCTCCTCGGGGTCCACCGCCGGGTCGGTCGCAGCGTCCGGGCCGGACCCGGGACCGGGTTCGTCGTCCTCGCGGGCCGGGCGCAGCCGATCCGGCCGGACCCAGCCGATGTCGATCGCGTGGTCGGTGCCGGTCAGCGCGGTGCGGATCAGGCTGCGGGTGCCGTCGACGGGCAGGTCCAGGTTGCGGGCGAGCAGGTTCCCGGTGCCCAGTGGCAGCAGCCCCATCGGGGTGCTGGTGCCGACCAGCGCCATCGCCACTGCGCGCACGGTGCCGTCGCCCCCGGCGGCCACCACCACCGATGCTCCGGCGGCGAGCGCACGCCGCGCCTGACCGAGACCCGGGTCGGCGACGGTCGTCTCGTACCAGAGGGGTTCGGGCAGGCCGGCCTCGGCGCAGACCTGTTCGACGGCGGTGCGCAGCTTGCGAGGATCGGTCACCTTGATCGGGTTCACCACGAAGGCGGGCGGCCCGGTGGGCCGGCTGGGCTCGATGGTTCCCGCGCCGAGGGAGGGCACGCGCTGGCTTCGCTCGGAGATGCGGCGCAGCAGGACCAGGCCGACCACCACCGCCGCGACCGCCAGGACGAGCGCGACGACGCTCACCACCTGTTCCCACGTCATGGCTGCACGGTATCCCCGACCGCGCCGGCCGGCCCGATCCGCTCCGCGCACTCAGGTGCTCGGGACCGATACGCTCGTGCGTGTGATTGATCTGAAGAGCCTGCGCGAGGATCCGGACGTTGCACGAGCGAGCCAGCGGGCTCGCGGGGAGTCCCCCGCACTGGTCGACAAGGTCCTCGATGCGGACGCCAGGCGGCGGTCCCTGCTCACCGAGTTCGAGCGGCTGCGCGCGGACCAGAAGGAGGTCTCCCGCTCGGTCGGGAAGGCCACGCCGGAGGAGCGTCCGGGGATCCTGACCAAGGCGAAGGAGCTCTCCGACCACGTCAAGGCGGCCGAGGCGGACGCCGACCGGGCTCGTGACGATCTGGACCGGCTGCTCGCCGGCTTCCCGAACATCGTTCTCGACGGCGTGCCGGCCGGCGGCGAGGACGACTATGTGGTGCTGCGCACCGAGGGCACCCCGCGCGACTTCGCCGCGGAGGGGTTCACCCCGCGCGACCACCTGGAGATCGGCGAGCTGCTCGCCGCGATCGACACCGAGCGGGGCGCCAAGGTGTCCGGGGCCCGGTTCTACTACCTCACCGGTATCGGCGCACGTCTCGAACTCGCCCTGCTGAACGCCGCGATCGACAAGGCCGTGGCTGCGGGGTTCACCCCGATGATCACGCCCACCCTGGTCAAGCCGGAGATCATGGCCGGCACCGGGTTCCTCGGCGCGCACGCGGACGAGATCTACCGACTCGAGGCGGACGACCTGTACCTGGTCGGCACCTCGGAGGTGGCTCTGGCCGGGTACCACTCCGGCGAGATCCTCGACCTGAGCGCCGGTCCGAAGCGGTACGCCGGCTGGTCCGCGTGCTACCGCCGCGAGGCCGGCTCCTACGGCAAGGACACCCGCGGCATCATCCGGGTGCACCAGTTCCACAAGGTCGAGATGTTCTCCTACGTGCCGGTCGAGGAGGCCGAGGCCGAGCACGCCCGACTGCTCGCCTGGGAGGAGGAGATGCTGGCCGCCGCGGGCCTGCCCTATCGGGTCATCGACACCGCCGCGGGGGACCTCGGCACCAGCGCCGCCCGCAAGTTCGACTGCGAGGCCTGGCTGCCCACCCAGGGCCGCTACCTGGAGCTGACGTCCACCTCCAACTGCACCACCTTCCAGGCTCGCCGCCTCGGCGTGCGCGAGCGGACGCCGTCGGGCCAGACGCGCCCGGTCGCGACGCTCAACGGGACCCTCGCGACCACCCGCTGGATCGTCGCGATCCTCGAGAACCACCAGCTGCCGGACGGTTCGGTGCGGGTGCCGGAGGGCTTGCGCGGCTACCTCGGCGGGCTCGAGGTGCTCGAGCCGGCCGGCGGATCGGGCACCGCATGAGCGTCGCGTTCACGCCGGAGGCGATCGCGGACCTGAGGCCCGGGCCACAGCTGCTGGTCGCCCTGGACATCGACGGCACCATCCTCGGTCACGACGGCACGATGTCCGACGGCGTCGTCGACGCGGTCGGTGACCTCGCCGCGAGCGGCACGCACGTCGTGCTCGCGACCGGCCGGTCGCTGCAGGCCGTCACCCCGGTGCTCGCGCACCTGGGCCTGGGTACGGGGTGGGCGGTCTGCTCCAACGGCGCCGTCACCATCCGGCTGGACCCGGAGCTGGAGGGCGGCTACGAGATCAACGACGTCGCCACCTTCGATCCCGAGCCGACTCTGCGGCTGTTGCGCGAGCACGCACCGGACGTGCTGTTCGCCGTCGAGGACCTCGGCCGCGGGTTCAAGGTGACCGCGCCGTTCCCGATGGGCGAGCTCACCGGGGAGGTGCTCGTCGTCGACTTCGAGGAGCTGTGCGCGGCGCCGGCCTCCCGGCTCACGTTGCGTGCGCCCGACCTGAACGCGGACGACTTCCACGATCTCGTCGAGCGCAGCGGCCTGCACGGGGTGAGTTACGCCGTTGGCTGGACGGCGTGGCTGGACATCGCACCGGAGGGAATCTCCAAGGCGAGTGCGCTCGAGGTGGTGCGTCAGCGTCTCGAGGTGCCGGCAGGATCCACCCTGGCCGCGGGGGACGGGCGCAACGACATCGAGATGCTCGGCTGGGCCGGCGTCGGGGTCGCCATGGGCGGCGCCGACGCGGACACGCTGGCCGCGGCGGACGTGCATACCGGACCGGTCGAGGAGGACGGGCTGGTGCCGATCCTGCGGGCCGTTCTGCGCGGCGCCGGCGTTTAGGGCACACTCCGATCCGTGGCCCCAGACATCGATGACGTGGCGAGGGCGGCGGGAGTCTCGACGGCGACCGTCTCGCGGGCGCTGCGCGGGCTGCCCAATGTGCGTGAGTCCACGCGTGCTCGGGTGCGTCAGGTCGCGATCGAGCTGGGGTACGCCCCTTCCGCCTCGGCGGCGTCGCTCGCTTCCGGACGCACGCGCACGGTGGGCCTGCTCACCCCGTGGTTCCGGCGCTGGTTCCATGCTGCGGTCACCGAGGGTGCCGAGCGGGCGCTGCGGGCCGACGGCTTCGACGCCCTGCTGTACTCCTTCGAGCTGGACGAGGAGTTCCGACGCTCACGGGTGGACCCGTTCGTGCTGCGCCGGCGGGTGGACGGGGTGCTCGTCGTCGGCATGACGTTGGACGCAGACGAGATCGCCACCCTCGCCGGGTTGGAGGTGCCCCTGGTGTTCGTCGGGGCCGGTCCGCCGGACCGGGTCACGGTCGGCATCGACGACGAGGCCGCAGCCCGCGTGGCCACCCGCCACCTGCTCGAGCTGGGGCACACCCGGATCGGTTATCTGGGTGGCGCCCCCGCCGAACGTGCGACGTGGTCCCCGCCGGTGCTCCGGCTGGAGGGCTATCGGGCCGAGCTCGCGCGGGCGGGCATCGGGTTCCGGCCGGAGTGGCTGGTCCATGGCCACTTCGGGATGACCGGCGGGCGCACCGCGTGTGGTGGACTGCTGGATGCACACCCGGACATCACGGCCGTGTTCGCGGCCTCGGACGAGATGGCGTTCGGCGCGATGCACGCGATCCGCGACCGCGGCCTGCGCGTTCCGGATGACGTCTCCGTGATCGGGATCGACGGCCACGACCTCGGTGACCTGGTGGGTCTGACCACCGTGGCGCAGGATGCCGTCGAGCAGGGGGCCGCGGCGGCCGCGCTCATCCTGGAGATGCTCACGGGCACGCCGGTCGGCAACCGGCTCACCTACCCGACGACTCTGGTAGAGCGCTCTTCCACTGCAATACCGCCGATCTGACCTGTGATGCGATTGTTATGCGCTCCGGGCCGGAAACGGTTGCAGCCGTCCGCCGTAAGCGCTTGCATGGGGTAGGCGACAGCGCGGGTCCCGCGCCGTCGTGTTCCCGACGTGTAGCAGGAGGACAACTCGATGATGAGGACGACGGCTCGGCGTACCGGCGCCGCAGTGGCGGGAGGCCTGGCGTTCGCGCTGGCCCTGACCGCGTGTTCCGGTAGTGACCTCGGCGGCGGGGGCGGCGACGGTGATGAAGGCGGCGGCGACGCGGCCTGTGAGGACTACGCCGACTACGGCACGTTCGAGGGCGACGAGGTCACCATCCTCTCCTCGATCCGTGAGCAGGAGGCCGACCAGATGGAGGACACCTTCGTCGACTTCGAGGAGTGCACCGGCATCGACGTCGTCCACAACGGCATCGGTGAGTTCGAGACCCAGGTCGTGGTGCAGGCCGAGGGTGGCAACGCGCCCAACCTCGCGATCATCCCGCAGCCCGGCCTGCTCGCCCGCCTCGTGAACGACGGCTACATCGTGGAGCCGAGTGAGCAGACCGTCACCAACGCCCAGGAGGGCTGGACCGAGGAGTGGCTCAACTACGGCACCGTTGACGGCACCTTCTACGCGGCGCCGCTGATGGCGTCGGTGAAGTCGTTCGTCTGGTACTCCCCGACCGCGTTCGCGGAGAACGGCTACGAGGTACCCACCACCTGGGACGAGCTGATCGCGCTGTCCGACCAGATCGTTGCCGATCACGGCGCCGACGGCGTCGTGAAGCCCTGGTGTGCGGGCATCGAGTCCGGTGGGGCGACCGGCTGGCCGGCCACCGACTTCATCGAGGACATGGTCCTGCGTGAGGCCGGCCCCGAGGTCTACGACCAGTGGGTCACCCACGAGATCCCGTTCAACGACCCGCAGATCTACGCGGCCACGGAGCGGGCCGGCTCCATCCTTCGCAACGAGGACTACGTCAACGGTGGCATCGGGGACTCCCGGTCGATCGCGACGACCTCGTTCAACGACGGTGGGCTGCCGATCCTCGACGGCAACTGCTTCATGTACCGGATGGCCTCCTTCTACGAGGCGCAGTGGCCCGAGGGCACGGACGTCAGCCCCGAAGGCGACGCGTTCGCGTTCTACCTGCCGGGTGACGACGCGGACTCCAAGCCGCTGCTCACCGCCGGTGAGTTCGTCGGCGCGTTCGACGACAACGAGGCGACCCAGGCCGTGCAGGCGTTCATGTCCTCCGGTGAGTGGGCCAACCTCCGCGTCACGATCGGCGGCGTCACCAGCGCGAACAACGCGGTGGATCCGGCGAACGCCTCCTCGGACGTGCTGCGGCTGGCCATCGAGCTGCTGCAGGACCCCGACGCGGTGACCCGCTTCGACGGTTCCGACCTGATGCCCTCGGCCGTCGGTGCCGGTTCGTTCTGGACCGGGATGACCGAGTGGATCGACGGCGCGGACACCCAGACCGTGCTCGACCAGATCGAGGCGTCCTGGCCGGCGAGCTGATCCGATGAGTTGACGGGCGTGGGGGCGGAACCTGCTGGGTTCCGCCCCCACGTGCGACGTGTCGGTCCGCTCAGTTGACGAGAGGAGAACCAACGGTGGACTTCTTCCTGAATGACAAGTTCGGCCAGATGCTGCTCGTGATCATCGCGTTCGCTGCGCTGATCGCGGTGCTGCTTGCGATCGCCTGGGCCGCCGACAAGTGGGTCGGCAAGGGACGGCGGTGGGCCGCGCTCGCGGTGTTCGGGGGACCGGCTCTGCTCCTGCTCGTGGTCGGTTTGATCTACCCGGCGATCCGCACCTTCTACATGTCCTTCTACGACGCGGGCACCAACAACGCCGTCGGGCTGCAGAACTACATCTTCACCGTCACGAACACCGGCGCCGTGATCGCGTTCCGGAACACGTTCATCTGGGTGTTCCTGGTGCCGATCGCGTCCACCCTGATCGGGTTGATCTACGC
Coding sequences within:
- a CDS encoding glycosyltransferase family 2 protein, which codes for MIRRRAPEGARHPVPSAADDQRVAVVIPAKDEAERIAATVRAVRAIPHVDLVLVVDDGSEDDTQHLARGAGAVVVRHSHNRGKASAMETGAAVVAMRDAETGPARLLLFVDADLGATAVNAAPLVPPVLHGKADMSIATLPKQAGAAGRGIVTGLARRSIHAATGWAPAQPLSGQRCLTRAAFDAATPLARGWGVETGMTIDVLLQGFAVVEVPCDLRHRASGSDLKGQLHRAAQYRDVAMAVAARRFRHYKQKVSRDDPGEAPGPSGQAGQAEPPQS
- a CDS encoding cold-shock protein, producing the protein MTTGIVKWFNAEKGFGFIAPEDGSADVFAHYSAIATSGYRTLEENQRVEFEVTQGPKGPQASDIRPV
- a CDS encoding diacylglycerol/lipid kinase family protein, with the translated sequence MTWEQVVSVVALVLAVAAVVVGLVLLRRISERSQRVPSLGAGTIEPSRPTGPPAFVVNPIKVTDPRKLRTAVEQVCAEAGLPEPLWYETTVADPGLGQARRALAAGASVVVAAGGDGTVRAVAMALVGTSTPMGLLPLGTGNLLARNLDLPVDGTRSLIRTALTGTDHAIDIGWVRPDRLRPAREDDEPGPGSGPDAATDPAVDPEEDEHLFLVMAGVGFDAAMVAGAGDQLKARVGWFAYFLAGARHLHGRKVRLRMTVDEAPGQHLRLRSLLFANCGRLPGGIVLLPDAQINDGWLDIAALDTRGGLFGWASLFGQVVGQGLGIRRQLPNSPSTIEFWRGKQVRVLIEEPAHVQVDGDLIGEAVGLRVRVEPAGLYVRTNTIGDASQGMASVPETARHP
- the serS gene encoding serine--tRNA ligase; amino-acid sequence: MIDLKSLREDPDVARASQRARGESPALVDKVLDADARRRSLLTEFERLRADQKEVSRSVGKATPEERPGILTKAKELSDHVKAAEADADRARDDLDRLLAGFPNIVLDGVPAGGEDDYVVLRTEGTPRDFAAEGFTPRDHLEIGELLAAIDTERGAKVSGARFYYLTGIGARLELALLNAAIDKAVAAGFTPMITPTLVKPEIMAGTGFLGAHADEIYRLEADDLYLVGTSEVALAGYHSGEILDLSAGPKRYAGWSACYRREAGSYGKDTRGIIRVHQFHKVEMFSYVPVEEAEAEHARLLAWEEEMLAAAGLPYRVIDTAAGDLGTSAARKFDCEAWLPTQGRYLELTSTSNCTTFQARRLGVRERTPSGQTRPVATLNGTLATTRWIVAILENHQLPDGSVRVPEGLRGYLGGLEVLEPAGGSGTA
- a CDS encoding HAD family hydrolase encodes the protein MSVAFTPEAIADLRPGPQLLVALDIDGTILGHDGTMSDGVVDAVGDLAASGTHVVLATGRSLQAVTPVLAHLGLGTGWAVCSNGAVTIRLDPELEGGYEINDVATFDPEPTLRLLREHAPDVLFAVEDLGRGFKVTAPFPMGELTGEVLVVDFEELCAAPASRLTLRAPDLNADDFHDLVERSGLHGVSYAVGWTAWLDIAPEGISKASALEVVRQRLEVPAGSTLAAGDGRNDIEMLGWAGVGVAMGGADADTLAAADVHTGPVEEDGLVPILRAVLRGAGV
- a CDS encoding LacI family DNA-binding transcriptional regulator; translation: MAPDIDDVARAAGVSTATVSRALRGLPNVRESTRARVRQVAIELGYAPSASAASLASGRTRTVGLLTPWFRRWFHAAVTEGAERALRADGFDALLYSFELDEEFRRSRVDPFVLRRRVDGVLVVGMTLDADEIATLAGLEVPLVFVGAGPPDRVTVGIDDEAAARVATRHLLELGHTRIGYLGGAPAERATWSPPVLRLEGYRAELARAGIGFRPEWLVHGHFGMTGGRTACGGLLDAHPDITAVFAASDEMAFGAMHAIRDRGLRVPDDVSVIGIDGHDLGDLVGLTTVAQDAVEQGAAAAALILEMLTGTPVGNRLTYPTTLVERSSTAIPPI
- a CDS encoding ABC transporter substrate-binding protein, producing MRTTARRTGAAVAGGLAFALALTACSGSDLGGGGGDGDEGGGDAACEDYADYGTFEGDEVTILSSIREQEADQMEDTFVDFEECTGIDVVHNGIGEFETQVVVQAEGGNAPNLAIIPQPGLLARLVNDGYIVEPSEQTVTNAQEGWTEEWLNYGTVDGTFYAAPLMASVKSFVWYSPTAFAENGYEVPTTWDELIALSDQIVADHGADGVVKPWCAGIESGGATGWPATDFIEDMVLREAGPEVYDQWVTHEIPFNDPQIYAATERAGSILRNEDYVNGGIGDSRSIATTSFNDGGLPILDGNCFMYRMASFYEAQWPEGTDVSPEGDAFAFYLPGDDADSKPLLTAGEFVGAFDDNEATQAVQAFMSSGEWANLRVTIGGVTSANNAVDPANASSDVLRLAIELLQDPDAVTRFDGSDLMPSAVGAGSFWTGMTEWIDGADTQTVLDQIEASWPAS